The nucleotide window CAGAATGCGTCAGTCGCCGTGTCCTCGCCCGACTCGTCCGCCTTGAGGTTCATCATTCCACAGTAAAATGGCGATGATTCCTCGGGGTTTCATTCCTCGGGGTTCATTCCTCGAACTGGCCGAAAAGCAGTCGATAAATGCAGAGCTCTCTATTACTTTCACCCGCAAGCATCCGGACTCAATCGCCCATTGGATTGCTGACCAAGGTTTAACCGACAGGCTGGTGAAACGGCCTTGCAACGGTCTGGTGCTGGCTGGGGGCATCACAGCCGATGCAGAATCGGCTTCGCAAAGTGCTTTAGAGAGGGCGACTCTGTGACCGCGAGACAGGACATGCGAAAATGATACGGTACGGCTCTGGCTGAGGACGGagcgccatcgacgccgtcttccttTTCAGAATAGCAGCCAAAATACAGATAGTGCATTTACATATGACGCGTGCTTCGAAGAGGGCTGTTTTTGCCGTGTCTTCCCACCATTGCGTGTCAATCAACAGGTAACATGATGTTTGGAGAGATGTGTTTCTTCAACAGCGTACACTGGAAAATTGAGGGAATGGTGTTTGGTGGAAGCCACAGTGCTGCGCCATGGAAGCTGCCCCTAGCCAGCCACTTTTCGGGGAAACTCCGGAGACCGGTGCTGACCGACCTGGAAAGGATACGCGCATCACGTGGTCTACATTCACGTGCTGTTTTCTTGAGCAGTGCAACAGAACACACAATACGAGACGGAAACGGAAGGGGCCAAGGCTCCGGCCCAATGCAATTCCGTCGGGGTCCAGGCAGTGACGTCCCTGCAGCACCGCCTCGACGATTACATCAGAAGCCGCGAGTTCACAGTTCGTGGTGGCACTTCCAGTGTTGCCGCAGTCAAGCCGCCCGCGTGATGCCCAGGCCTCCGCCCAGCGAGATGGGAAGCTCGGAACAGGCAGGGTAGCCGTCCATGGAAAtggccctcgccgtcaccCGTTCCAGCGGAGACGAGGGAAAGGCAGTGCTGGCCCGCAGACCCTTCCAGATTATTCGTATCCAGGGAACAGCCTTTCCCTCCTTTGTCACGTTGACTTACGTGCAGTACCCGAGCAGACAGATAGATGGCAGAGTCGAGAGAACAGCAGACTTTTGAGTTaaaaagagagggagaggggggatcCACTGCGTTCATGACTTTCTTGCTCTTCCACTTTTCCCGGGTTCCCCAGGCACCGGACGAAGGGTACGTACCCGCACCGCCCAGCCTCTGACTTGGTCGAAACACCCGTCGTGATTGGCCCACAGGGTCATGGGTCGCTGCTGGATCCACCTCTCTCTGTGTCCTGCGCCAGACTGCCCTCCTTGCGTTGCCTGTCCGTCCAAAGGTAATCCCAGCAGTGGCCGTGCTGATGTGggcgttgcgttgcgttaCGTTGCCTTGGGCGTCTTTCCTACCCGTATTATTGCTTGCCGCGGTGCACCAGTAGTCCTTTGAGGTCCGGTGCTGGTTTGTCCCAGTGGCTGGGTCGTTCCCAGTTCGACTAAAATTAGTGGCCCAGCATCCCCCAAAGTGGCCCTGGTTTGTCCCCTTCTGACcgtccctctccctctctgtcCGTCCTCACCCCCCAATCATCCCCCCCGAATCCCACAATAGGACACCGCCGCAGTACCATCCCCCCAAATCCTCAGACGGACACCTTGTTTCGACTGGGCGCTCGCCTCTTTTCCAAGACGTCTCATCACCTGAACCAGAACTTAACCACCTCATCAACCCTCCTACGCCCGCCAACCACCTTTTCTCCTCTTTCCCAACCACACATCACTCTCCGGACATTTATCAACAACCGCGACCGATCTCCATCGAACAAACTCCAAACCGTCGCCCAATACAAAAAACTTGCATCTCGGTCGTCCGAACCAACGCTTTAATCCACCAGCTGCAGCTTCGAGCTCCGTCAGCGACTTCTCTCTCTTACCCTCACCTGTTCCGTAACCACAGCGACTATGCCCGAGGACGCCCCCTACGACCCTTACATCCCCAGCGGCCAGGCCGCGCCGCAACAGcaaggaggagctggcgGCAATGCGAGGACCCAGGCCCTGCAAGCTGTAAGTTGCGCTGCTTGTTCTCGCGATAATTccctttttccccctctccttcttttctcGATGGACTTGGCCCCGGGTGCCCGAAGCCTGATGACGACGACCGACCGAGCTACCCGCCCGACCCAATATGTCGCCGATCACGCCTATTAGGCTATCGCATCAATTCTCCAGCGCGCCGGGTCGAAAATGACGATCCCCACGTCTGAGGGATGTCGAGCCTTTTGTCGCGAGGATGCTTTCTGCGGCTTGTTTTGCTGTGCTGGGCGGTGTCCCACCGGCCCCGGTCGCACGTCAGCCTTGCTGGAGAAAGAAGCAATCAGCATCAACAAAAAAATGTCGacccatcaacaacaaggtTACAGCGCAATGGAAAAGTCGGTACTGGTGTATAATACCAATCACCAACAGAATTGCACGCAGCCTTTCGGTCGTCGGTGTCGCATCCAGGGGCAAAAGATGTTTCGCTTGATGCGTATTTGGAACCGTGTCAACAGAGTCATGTGCTAATGTTCTATTTATAGCAAATCGACGACACCGTTGGCGTGATGCGGGAGAACATCAACAAGGTCTCCCAACGTGGCGAGCGCCTCGATGCTCTGCAAGATAAGACTGACAACCTGGCTGTCTCGGCCCAGGGCTTCCGCCGGGGCGCCAACCGTGTCCGCAAGCAGATGTGGTGGAAGGATGTCAAGATGCGCATGTGTCTGATTGCTGGCATCATCATTctcatcctcatcatcgtcattcCCGCCGGTATGTGCTCGTCATTCCCGCCGAATTGTCTTCTTCCCCCGAGATCGCGTCTGTCGTTGTGTGGCTGGCTCTAACCGGTATTTGTCAACTCAGTCGTCGCAACGCGCTAGCTTGGCTGGCCAGTTGTTGCTACCCGCAAATAACTAGATACCACACTTTTTGCATTACACTAGCCCCTTGGGTTCATGGTTCGCCCTCACGATATGGAATGGATTGTCAGATATCTCGCAGGCTTCGAGCAACCGTGGAAGACGAGGGGATGAGGTGGCACCCCCCGACCAGGGGCGACCTCTACGGGTTAATGACTTGGGAAGCGCGGAGGTTCGAAACGGACCCGGATCTACTTTCGATGGTCTGCAGGCAAAGGCATCGTTGCCGACTGCGGGACTCGCTCCGACGCAGTCGGTCGCTCAGCTTGGCTGTAGATCGACCGCATGTATGTATGAGGGATGGCAGGCGTTTGCGTAATTTGAATTCTACTGGCCCTGATTCCACACCAAGACAGGATACCTCATCGTGTTTCAACGAAGGTGACGGGAGGGTGGATGCCCCGGACCGTTCTCGGAGCGATGTCGTCGGCATCCGAGTCTCGAAGCGGTCCAGGGGGGCATATGCGTATGCCTTCATGTCCGTGACATTTTGACGCCGAGCGAAGGGAGCCAATGAGAGACACCGGACTACACCCACGCACTGCGGACTCTGGCATCGAATGCACAGATGGCTCAAAAATGGAGTCACGAAACCGCCGTTTACATGTCGTCGGCGGATCCGCCCGTCGCAGAGTGGCTGCTGGCAGCTGAGACCCCTAGGATGGGGGGCGGGGCATGATCTCGAGCGGTGTGTggatgggggagggaaggCGACCCGAACAGCTAGCCAGTCCTCTTCCAACGGAGGCAGCATGGCATAGCGTGGCGCAGTGTGGCAGGTTCGTGGTTCGTCTCGGGCTCGGCGATCTTTGCGGCGGACCGGGACGGCGGTCGGCGTTGGGCCCGGCGTGGGAGGTGATGCATCCGATCCGAGGAGACGTTTAGAGTTGCATATCCACTTCTTTATTTATGTTTGTTCCCACCTGGCTGGAACTGAGAAGGGAGAACAGGAGGGCGCATGATGCCGTTGGTGGGATGTGGTGCACTGTACATGTATTACTGTACAGGTTTGAGATAGCCGTGAGTGATGGGCTTTCAGCGGCGCAGAATCGTTTAGAATAAGTATGTATGTAGTCTAGTCATCATTGACCTCAACCAAGCCAGCATAGGTAGCACGGCGTCACTCAACAACTGCATGGCAGATATGTTGTCTTGTCTGTTTTACTCTGTACCTCGGCTCGGCGTCAAAGCCGCCTGCAGTTTCGCTCTTCCCCCGTTTCTCCACCGCTGAACGAGTGAGTGAAATTTTCAGGTTGCATTTTTTTCTCGCCCTACCCAGACCAGCCAGGGCACGAGAAAGTGGCATGAAATGCCGCTTTTTCCCCCTAGCGTGTGCGCGCCGCCGCACAAAGACGGGCTGCAGAGTGCAGATCCTCGACGGGCATTCTGGTGATCTGTAGCGAGCCGGGGCATTCCTTATCAGATCCGACCAATAACCG belongs to Colletotrichum higginsianum IMI 349063 chromosome 5, whole genome shotgun sequence and includes:
- a CDS encoding Synaptobrevin — encoded protein: MPEDAPYDPYIPSGQAAPQQQGGAGGNARTQALQAQIDDTVGVMRENINKVSQRGERLDALQDKTDNLAVSAQGFRRGANRVRKQMWWKDVKMRMCLIAGIIILILIIVIPAVVATR